A window of the Henckelia pumila isolate YLH828 chromosome 3, ASM3356847v2, whole genome shotgun sequence genome harbors these coding sequences:
- the LOC140887138 gene encoding laccase-4, which yields MMEYSWIRALILVSCCFFVECRVRHYKFNVAMKNYTRLCSTKPIVTVNGKFPGPTIYAREDDTLLIKVVNHVKYNVSIHWHGVRQLRTGWADGPAYITQCPIQPGQSYVYNYTITGQRGTLLWHAHILWLRATLHGALVILPKRGIPYPFPKPDHEATVILAEWWKSDTEAVINEALSSGLAPNVSDAHTINGHPGPVPNCPSKGGFTLPVEPGKSYMLRLINAALNEELFFKIAGHKLTVVEVDATYVKPFKTETVLIAPGQTTNVIVSADKGVGKYMMAASTFLDTLVVAVDNSTATATLHYSGTLDNSPTTLTTPPPRNATQVANNFTDSLRSLNSNKYPANVPAKVDRSLLFTVGLGVNPCPTCIPGKGIRVVADINNVTFVMPSIALLQAHVFKIKGVFTTDFPGNPPFSFNYSGSGPANIMTNNGTKVYRLPYNATVQLVLQDTGIIAPENHPLHLHGFNFFALGRGLGNFNPKTDVKNFNLVDPVERNTIGVPSGGWVAIRFRADNPGVWFMHCHLEVHTTWGLKMAFLVDNGKGPNESVLPPPNDLPKC from the exons ATGATGGAATATTCTTGGATTCGAGCGTTGATCCTCGTATCGTGTTGTTTTTTCGTCGAATGTAGGGTTCGTCATTACAAATTCAAT GTGGCGATGAAGAACTATACTCGTCTGTGTTCGACGAAACCGATCGTTACCGTGAACGGAAAATTTCCAGGTCCGACTATTTATGCTAGGGAAGACGATACGTTGCTCATCAAGGTCGTCAACCATGTCAAATACAATGTCTCCATTCATTG GCATGGAGTGAGGCAACTCCGAACAGGGTGGGCGGATGGGCCGGCATACATCACGCAATGCCCCATCCAGCCAGGCCAAAGCTATGTGTACAATTACACCATCACAGGCCAAAGAGGCACACTTCTATGGCACGCACACATCCTATGGCTGAGGGCCACTCTCCATGGCGCCCTGGTCATCTTGCCTAAGCGCGGCATCCCATATCCTTTCCCTAAACCCGACCATGAAGCCACCGTCATCTTAGCCGAATGGTGGAAATCCGACACCGAGGCCGTAATCAACGAGGCTCTCAGCTCCGGTTTGGCTCCAAATGTTTCCGACGCTCACACGATCAACGGCCACCCCGGACCCGTCCCGAATTGTCCTTCCAAGG GTGGCTTCACATTGCCAGTAGAGCCCGGGAAAAGCTACATGTTGCGCCTGATAAATGCCGCACTCAATGAAGAACTATTCTTCAAGATTGCAGGCCACAAGCTGACAGTAGTCGAAGTCGATGCAACATACGTGAAGCCCTTCAAAACAGAGACGGTCTTGATAGCCCCAGGGCAGACAACCAACGTGATCGTGTCGGCCGACAAGGGTGTCGGAAAGTACATGATGGCGGCCTCCACCTTCCTGGACACCCTCGTGGTGGCTGTGGACAACTCGACCGCCACCGCCACCTTGCACTATTCCGGCACGCTCGACAACTCTCCCACGACTCTCACCACCCCACCACCCCGTAACGCCACCCAAGTGGCCAACAATTTCACCGACTCTTTACGCAGTTTGAACTCGAACAAGTACCCGGCGAACGTGCCGGCTAAAGTCGACCGCTCCCTCCTCTTCACGGTCGGACTCGGGGTCAACCCATGCCCGACTTGCATACCCGGAAAAGGCATACGTGTCGTGGCCGATATAAACAACGTCACCTTCGTGATGCCGAGCATTGCTCTTTTACAGGCCCATGTTTTCAAGATCAAGGGAGTGTTCACCACCGATTTCCCGGGGAACCCGCCGTTTTCGTTCAATTATTCCGGGAGCGGGCCGGCGAATATAATGACCAATAATGGGACAAAGGTGTATAGATTGCCTTATAATGCCACAGTTCAACTGGTTCTACAAGATACTGGGATTATAGCCCCTGAGAATCACCCTCTTCATCTTCATGGATTCAATTTCTTTGCACTAGGCAGGGGATTAGgaaattttaatccaaaaactGATGTTAAGAATTTTAATCTTGTTGATCCTGTGGAGAGGAACACCATTGGAGTGCCTTCTGGTGGATGGGTTGCCATTAGATTCAGAGCAGATAATCCAg GAGTTTGGTTTATGCATTGTCATTTGGAAGTACACACAACATGGGGACTGAAAATGGCATTCTTGGTGGACAATGGAAAGGGGCCTAATGAATCAGTGCTGCCACCACCAAACGATCTTCCAAAATGTTGA
- the LOC140887778 gene encoding transcription factor DIVARICATA-like, with the protein MDGVMGPLNSAASYLWNSNWLLEESKGANWTLEENKMFENALALFDTDTPDRWRNVAAMIPGKTVEDVMKQYRDLVEDVSDIEAGLVPVPGYRNDSFTSDWDSKYGSIGKRSSSIRTSEQERKKGVPWTEEEHRLFLLGLKKYGKGDWRSISRNFVTSRTPTQVASHAQKYFIRQLSGGKDKRRSSIHDITTANVTGTKPKNSSVSPDESILIKPSQQNSDVKSVFRGICDSGLTYPGEIIGFSTPNLALNLQQYYLHSINPLGFGFGFGHLMQPTRNC; encoded by the exons ATGGATGGAGTGATGGGACCTCTGAATTCTGCAGCATCGTATTTATGGAACTCGAATTGGTTGTTGGAGGAGAGCAAGGGGGCTAATTGGACTCTAGAGGAGAACAAAATGTTCGAAAATGCGCTCGCATTGTTCGATACGGATACCCCAGATCGGTGGCGCAATGTTGCGGCCATGATTCCGGGGAAAACAGTTGAAGATGTGATGAAACAGTACAGGGACTTGGTTGAAGATGTTTCCGATATAGAAGCAGGGCTGGTACCGGTTCCCGGGTACAGAAACGATTCATTCACGTCGGATTGGGATAGTAAATATGGTTCGATTGGTAAGCGGAGCTCTTCGATTCGGACCTCTGAGCAAGAAAGGAAGAAAGGGGTGCCTTGGACCGAAGAAGAACACag GCTGTTTCTTTTGGGACTCAAGAAATATGGCAAAGGAGATTGGAGAAGTATTTCTCGAAATTTCGTGACTTCAAGAACTCCAACTCAGGTGGCGAGTCACGCGCAGAAGTATTTTATCAGGCAGCTTTCCGGTGGGAAAGACAAGAGAAGATCAAGCATACATGATATTACTACTGCAAATGTCACAGGAACTAAGCCCAAGAACAGCTCTGTCTCGCCAGATGAATCCATCTTGATCAAGCCTTCGCAGCAGAATTCAGATGTGAAAAGTGTTTTCCGAGGAATATGTGATTCTGGCCTGACATATCCAGGGGAAATAATTGGATTTAGCACACCAAATCTTGCTCTAAACCTGCAGCAATATTATCTGCACAGCATTAATCCACTCGGGTTCGGATTCGGGTTCGGACATCTGATGCAACCCACCAGGAATTGCTAA
- the LOC140889048 gene encoding sulfoquinovosyl transferase SQD2-like — MATCSVSTNPALSPPSFPASTSSSGSYSSQISCCCKSRIIKPICLVCVRNQSLNCRRLKWSKEFQIVKVKTCRERLFLAASSCGSMDNAEYVEGDDEKENPPLSVESEMYSKPRRIALFVEPSPFSYISGYKNRFQNFIKYLREMGDEVMVVTTHEGVPQEFYGAKLIGSRSFPCPWYQKVPLSLALSPRIISAVAKFKPDIIHASSPGIMVFGALIIAKLLSVPIVMSYHTHVPVYIPRYTFSWLVKPMWLILKFLHRAADLTLVPSVAIAKDLEAARVTAANKIRLWNKGVDSESFHPQFRSHAMRVRLSNGEPDKPLIVHVGRIGVEKSLDFIKKVIDRLPEARIAFIGDGPYREELEQIFSGLPAVFTGMLQGEELSQAYASGDVFIMPSESETLGLVVLEAMSSGLPVIAARAGGIPDIIPQEQEGKTGYLFNPGDLEDCLSKLKPLLDDQELRETVGKAARAEMEKYDWRAATRKIRNEQYNAAIWFWRRKRTQFSRRFEWLFGCWFKTPAIGM, encoded by the exons ATGGCCACCTGTTCTGTTTCTACAAACCCGGCTCTTTCCCCTCCTTCGTTCCCTGCCTCAACTTCCTCTTCTGGCAGTTACAGTTCTCAGATTTCCTGCTGTTGTAAATCAAGAATCATAAAACCCATTTGCCTGGTTTGCGTGAGGAATCAATCTTTAAACTGTAGGAGGTTAAAATGGAGTAAAGAGTTTCAAATCGTGAAAGTTAAAACCTGTAGGGAGAGGCTCTTTCTTGCAGCGAGCAGTTGCGGCAGTATGGATAATGCTGAGTACGTTGAAGGCGACGATGAAAAGGAGAATCCTCCTCTCTCCGTCGAGTCTGAGATGTATTCTAAGCCTAGGCGTATTGCTCTTTTTGTTGAGCCATCTCCCTTTTC CTATATCTCTGGATATAAAAACAGATTCCAGAATTTCATTAAATATCTACGAGAGATGGGGGATGAG GTCATGGTTGTGACCACACATGAAGGAGTGCCACAGGAATTTTATGGAGCTAAATTGATTGGCTCACGTAG CTTCCCTTGTCCCTGGTATCAAAAGGTACCACTTTCACTTGCACTCAGCCCAAGAATAATTTCAGCAGTTGCTAAATTCAAGCCTGATATTATTCACGCGTCATCTCCGGGGATTATG GTGTTCGGTGCTCTTATCATCGCTAAATTACTATCAGTACCTATAGTAATGTCGTATCACACTCATGTTCCTGT ATATATTCCAAGATATACCTTCAGTTGGCTAGTCAAACCAATGTGGTTAATATTGA AATTTCTGCATAGAGCTGCAGATCTTACCCTGGTGCCTTCTGTTGCCATTGCAAAGGATCTAGAAGCAGCTAGGGTGACAGCAG CCAACAAGATACGCCTCTGGAATAAGGGTGTCGATTCTGAAAGCTTCCATCCCCAGTTTCGCTCCCATGCAATGAGAGTGCGCTTAAG CAACGGAGAGCCGGATAAACCGCTAATAGTTCATGTGGGACGGATTGGAGTTGAAAAGAGTTTGGATTTCATCAAAAA GGTGATAGACAGGCTTCCAGAAGCTCGAATAGCTTTCATTGGGGACGGACCATATAG GGAGGAGCTGGAGCAGATATTCTCAGGCTTGCCTGCGGTATTTACTGGTATGTTACAAGGTGAGGAGCTGTCGCAAGCATATGCCAGTGGAGATGTTTTCATCATGCCCTCAGAATCTGAGACGTTAGGACTCGTCGTTCTGGAGGCTATGTCATCTGGACTTCCTGTAATCGCAGCTCGTGCCGGAGGAATCCCAGATATTATTCCTCAAGAACAGGAAGGTAAAACCGGTTATCTATTCAATCCTGGAGATCTTGAGGACTGCTTGAGCAAGTTAAAGCCTCTTCTTGATGATCAAGAGCTAAGGGAAACCGTGGGTAAAGCAGCACGTGCGGAAATGGAGAAGTATGATTGGAGGGCAGCCACTCGTAAGATACGAAATGAACAGTATAACGCTGCCATTTGGTTCTGGAGGAGGAAGAGAACACAGTTCTCAAGACGGTTCGAATGGTTGTTTGGATGCTGGTTTAAGACCCCTGCCATTGGAATGTAG